A genomic stretch from Bacteroidetes Order II. bacterium includes:
- a CDS encoding SCO family protein, which yields MKKTLLLGILLAVGVAVLLYFLMTLEDNEGKTYATKGKITGFGDVGVVFIEHETIPEVMESMTMPFTVRSPELLKGLETGDAISFIFHMTETDSWITDIKKIRPEDLNLPSAAPKAEIPDNVKILQAGDQIPEVTLINQDGKDFALDSFSPKILVTTFIYTNCPDPTLCPRMSDQFRQLQTKINASKQTDVHLLTISFDPKRDTPEKLKAYANRYTKSFTNWSFATGSPEAIGKTIGAFGVTIRDEGGNLIEHNLSTAVISPTGKVVKIFRGNTWTPDEVLEAINIARS from the coding sequence ATGAAAAAAACCCTTCTCTTAGGCATCTTATTGGCCGTCGGAGTCGCTGTTTTACTCTATTTCCTTATGACCTTAGAGGACAATGAAGGAAAAACATATGCAACCAAAGGCAAAATTACTGGTTTTGGAGATGTAGGAGTAGTATTTATTGAACATGAAACCATTCCAGAAGTCATGGAATCCATGACAATGCCCTTTACCGTCCGTAGCCCAGAACTCTTAAAAGGCTTAGAAACAGGAGACGCCATCTCGTTCATCTTCCATATGACCGAAACGGATTCATGGATTACCGACATAAAAAAAATTCGTCCAGAAGACTTAAACCTACCGAGCGCAGCACCCAAAGCGGAAATCCCAGATAACGTCAAGATTTTACAAGCAGGTGATCAAATCCCCGAAGTCACCCTCATCAATCAAGACGGGAAGGATTTTGCACTAGATTCCTTCTCCCCAAAGATTTTGGTCACCACATTCATTTATACGAATTGTCCTGATCCGACGCTTTGTCCAAGAATGTCCGACCAGTTCAGGCAATTACAAACAAAAATTAACGCCTCTAAACAAACCGATGTCCATCTACTCACCATTTCTTTTGACCCTAAACGGGACACGCCCGAAAAACTAAAAGCCTATGCTAACCGCTACACAAAAAGCTTTACAAATTGGAGTTTTGCAACAGGATCACCCGAAGCCATTGGCAAGACGATCGGTGCTTTCGGCGTAACAATTCGGGATGAGGGCGGAAATCTGATTGAGCACAATTTGTCCACAGCAGTCATTTCTCCGACAGGAAAAGTGGTTAAGATATTTCGCGGCAATACCTGGACCCCAGATGAAGTACTTGAAGCCATCAACATTGCCCGTTCATAG
- a CDS encoding TonB family protein, producing the protein MERKRDIQASVVSILVHAALLGGFAVVPLSTMTPPPRKAPPEIMVEAISLDALGAEDAKPSNAETAEDNQQDEVPLNAEREKPLPTPPPPPKTEVTKSKPLPAPPSKPVKTPVQRTVPKTPERVITPPRTPVAKPLSNTPTPATKPQANTSSQNTGQPSRPSAAPTPRTSNEPRPESAAPKPRPLPQNSTPQPRPEPPTRPNTTGNTNASPGSGSTGSSTRDEPSGRSDAPPRSGGTGASGGQLPGRAVVRRAMPRHTVLVNATITVRVTVDPEGRVVGATIARKGNPSLEAQALSAARGWRWSPLAEGGGEINQSTTITFRFQVE; encoded by the coding sequence ATGGAAAGGAAAAGGGATATTCAGGCTTCGGTCGTAAGTATTTTGGTACATGCAGCCCTCTTAGGTGGTTTTGCAGTTGTTCCATTGAGCACTATGACACCCCCGCCACGCAAAGCACCGCCAGAAATCATGGTGGAAGCGATCTCTTTGGATGCGTTGGGTGCCGAGGATGCAAAGCCTTCTAATGCAGAAACGGCGGAGGACAACCAACAAGACGAAGTCCCTTTAAATGCCGAGCGTGAAAAACCATTACCAACTCCGCCCCCACCTCCAAAAACCGAGGTAACGAAGTCTAAGCCTTTGCCTGCACCTCCGTCTAAGCCCGTGAAAACCCCGGTTCAGCGTACCGTTCCGAAAACACCAGAACGGGTGATTACGCCGCCCAGAACCCCGGTTGCCAAGCCTTTGAGCAATACCCCGACTCCTGCGACAAAACCACAGGCAAATACATCATCACAAAATACGGGACAACCCAGCAGGCCATCTGCTGCACCCACACCTCGAACGAGTAATGAACCCCGCCCTGAAAGCGCGGCGCCTAAACCCCGTCCTTTACCCCAAAATTCAACCCCACAACCCCGTCCTGAGCCGCCTACAAGGCCGAATACGACTGGGAATACAAATGCTTCTCCAGGTAGTGGTTCAACGGGGTCTAGTACGCGGGATGAACCAAGTGGTCGCTCTGATGCCCCGCCCAGATCTGGCGGAACTGGTGCGTCTGGCGGACAGCTACCGGGACGTGCGGTTGTTCGTCGTGCCATGCCCCGACATACTGTTTTGGTCAATGCTACGATTACAGTGCGGGTAACGGTAGATCCAGAGGGCCGGGTGGTGGGTGCAACCATCGCACGTAAAGGGAATCCGTCCCTCGAAGCCCAAGCTTTATCGGCGGCCCGTGGCTGGCGATGGTCGCCTTTGGCAGAAGGGGGAGGGGAAATCAATCAGTCCACCACCATTACCTTTAGGTTTCAGGTTGAATAA
- a CDS encoding PorV/PorQ family protein yields the protein MLNRLLLWLGGFITLVPSMLPAQTVAKYGADFLSGGVDARAMAMGNTHIAFTQSASSTYWNPAGLAQLKNPDIGYMHAERFGGIVSFDYAGIGFPVGQKSAIGFAAIRSGVNDIKDTRDAWDFERDTPKPNPENNFRLFSAADYAFYLTYGRKVHDHLTVGASGKLIRRKIGPYADAWGYSLDAGAQYQKGKLRLGINLQDVTTMLQSWSINQSEFSEYPEYGVPKGGTEMVLPVVRLGSGYDWKVGQDGSQLSLGLDVDMAFDGQQKYAFSAGNLSIHPRLGAEYQFKKAFALRTGIANFSKNSDGSVAIRPMVGLGLMIRQAAIDYVFGDFSGPTAELGNSHMISVRLALER from the coding sequence ATGTTGAATCGTCTTTTATTGTGGCTGGGTGGTTTTATTACCCTTGTGCCCTCAATGCTTCCGGCGCAAACGGTTGCCAAATATGGCGCCGACTTTTTGTCTGGCGGTGTTGATGCGCGTGCAATGGCCATGGGAAATACACACATCGCCTTCACTCAGTCGGCTTCTTCTACCTACTGGAATCCGGCGGGGCTGGCACAACTGAAAAACCCCGATATCGGCTATATGCACGCGGAACGCTTTGGAGGAATTGTTTCCTTCGATTATGCTGGCATTGGCTTTCCGGTGGGCCAAAAATCGGCTATCGGTTTTGCGGCGATCCGAAGCGGCGTGAATGACATTAAAGACACCCGTGATGCTTGGGATTTTGAACGCGATACCCCCAAACCCAATCCTGAAAATAATTTCCGTCTCTTTTCTGCCGCAGATTATGCATTTTATCTGACCTATGGACGCAAAGTACACGACCACTTAACGGTCGGTGCTTCGGGAAAACTTATCCGAAGGAAAATTGGTCCTTATGCCGATGCATGGGGATATAGTTTAGATGCTGGCGCACAATATCAGAAAGGGAAACTGCGTTTGGGTATTAACCTTCAGGACGTGACCACCATGTTGCAATCTTGGAGCATCAACCAATCCGAGTTCTCAGAATACCCAGAATACGGTGTTCCAAAAGGAGGAACCGAGATGGTATTGCCAGTGGTACGATTGGGCTCTGGCTACGATTGGAAGGTGGGTCAAGATGGGTCACAACTATCGCTGGGTTTAGATGTAGATATGGCCTTCGATGGACAGCAAAAATATGCTTTTTCGGCTGGCAACCTTTCCATTCATCCACGTTTGGGGGCTGAATATCAATTCAAAAAAGCATTTGCACTCCGAACGGGCATTGCCAATTTTTCAAAAAACTCCGATGGCAGTGTGGCCATTCGTCCGATGGTCGGTTTAGGTCTTATGATTCGTCAAGCAGCCATAGATTATGTTTTTGGGGATTTTTCTGGCCCGACGGCAGAGTTGGGGAACTCTCATATGATTTCGGTTAGACTGGCTTTAGAACGCTGA
- a CDS encoding histidine kinase: MDRIIRNSRLFIGFVGLVALLPLLLFYWSWLQVASDIQLNMPEIAYRGFDWVHWEFVDGQITATYVFPKGTAYEAGIRSGDVLTELDYIRYFDAEAFKIAVDAIQPGQHHRYTILRGTQAYTFDIRFTNYPIFIYPHTELLWNISLWGFLIIAFIHLMALGIILPLRNRSAKANLSIWLIGTASVAVFGNLIRLLMLALWGPSNITGVSYVLFQGLSLLGLLCWIGFPALLLHTVLYDRSPLRIGLRNSIWMLYIPAIVYGLFSVFTFFGGTFGPISHKNIFPPVLFYVYLFISASMALYLLLDRSVLLQPSVGEDRQVWSRIGSLLFLGLSVLMAVLVLAISRVLPLSEISDIQAGWILVIAQIFSTTPILLVSLAILKYGRVDEVISRYLSYAIGLLFSFFLFLIGVTFLPTFFPILPPNISGALWALCIILGFEWVVKRLQNIISRLIASEKRATQRSLNRFGEHMLNILDHQILVSQTLEKILEGVHTTSGALFLRTMNQSDGWIFRSVQPKPPYFSDIQMNRIWEELSEKESIWTSNTELSERNLSRTTREILRSGGFELVIPIPGNHQPIGLLLLGRKKRYRNFYNLSDLEMLRGLCNQLGLASERIVLVEREKTLVKQHAEAQLVALRAQISPHFLFNTLNTLAALIDENPKEAEKNIQHLAAIFRYVLQTGGNTFATLKEEFTLVAHYLALEQSRFGKDLIIQTSLPQEMEQMLIPAFALQTLVENAVKHGLEKNKRRGTLTIMAKQDKEYAAVISVYDSGYGIPILFGRGEQAVFSQPFFGTGLNNVKERLLQIYQCENLLTFQSDPEHGTTATLKIPLNTL, translated from the coding sequence GTGGACAGAATTATTAGAAACAGCCGTTTATTTATTGGATTCGTAGGTTTGGTTGCCCTCCTACCTCTCCTACTCTTCTACTGGAGTTGGCTTCAAGTAGCATCTGATATTCAGCTTAACATGCCGGAAATTGCATATCGCGGATTTGACTGGGTGCATTGGGAGTTTGTGGATGGCCAGATTACAGCCACCTATGTTTTCCCTAAAGGTACCGCGTATGAAGCAGGCATTCGGTCGGGGGATGTTTTAACAGAGTTGGATTATATCCGTTATTTCGATGCGGAAGCCTTCAAAATCGCCGTAGATGCCATCCAACCAGGCCAACATCATCGTTATACCATTTTAAGAGGTACACAAGCATATACCTTTGATATTCGATTTACCAATTACCCTATTTTTATATATCCTCATACTGAATTACTCTGGAACATATCTCTTTGGGGATTTTTAATCATTGCCTTTATCCATTTAATGGCCTTAGGCATCATTCTTCCCCTTCGTAACCGAAGTGCCAAAGCCAATTTATCTATCTGGCTTATTGGAACCGCATCGGTAGCTGTTTTTGGTAATTTGATTCGTTTGCTTATGCTGGCACTTTGGGGGCCCTCGAACATTACGGGGGTTTCCTACGTCCTCTTTCAGGGTCTTTCTTTGTTGGGTCTGTTATGTTGGATTGGTTTCCCTGCCTTGCTCCTACATACGGTACTCTATGACCGTTCGCCCCTTCGGATAGGTCTAAGAAACAGTATTTGGATGTTATACATTCCGGCCATCGTATATGGTTTATTTTCTGTTTTCACTTTTTTCGGGGGGACGTTTGGGCCCATTTCCCATAAAAATATTTTTCCACCCGTTCTTTTTTATGTCTATTTATTTATCTCGGCCAGTATGGCCTTGTATTTATTGCTCGACCGCTCGGTCTTGTTGCAACCCAGTGTAGGAGAAGACCGACAAGTTTGGTCTCGCATCGGTAGCCTGCTTTTCTTAGGACTTTCGGTCTTGATGGCGGTTTTGGTCTTGGCCATAAGCCGGGTACTCCCCTTATCAGAAATTTCGGATATACAAGCAGGCTGGATATTGGTGATTGCGCAGATATTCTCCACCACCCCCATCCTATTGGTTTCCTTGGCCATTTTGAAGTATGGCCGAGTAGATGAAGTAATTAGCCGTTATTTATCCTACGCCATCGGTTTACTATTCTCCTTTTTCCTTTTCTTAATCGGGGTAACTTTTCTCCCGACATTCTTCCCCATCCTCCCGCCTAATATTTCAGGTGCGCTTTGGGCATTGTGCATTATTTTGGGTTTTGAATGGGTGGTTAAGCGACTTCAAAACATCATTTCTCGGCTCATCGCCTCCGAAAAACGGGCAACCCAACGCAGCCTGAACCGTTTTGGTGAGCACATGCTCAACATTTTGGATCATCAGATATTGGTAAGCCAAACGTTAGAGAAAATTTTAGAAGGCGTCCATACAACTTCGGGCGCACTCTTTTTACGAACCATGAACCAGTCGGATGGATGGATTTTCCGAAGTGTCCAACCCAAACCACCTTACTTCTCCGATATACAGATGAACCGGATTTGGGAAGAACTAAGCGAAAAAGAATCCATCTGGACTTCTAATACGGAGTTGAGCGAAAGGAATTTATCCCGAACCACTCGCGAGATATTGCGATCCGGCGGATTTGAGCTTGTTATCCCAATTCCCGGTAACCACCAGCCTATTGGGCTTTTGCTCCTCGGACGTAAAAAGCGATACCGAAATTTTTACAACCTGAGCGACCTCGAGATGCTTCGCGGTCTTTGTAACCAACTTGGACTTGCAAGCGAGCGTATCGTCCTTGTTGAGCGGGAAAAAACATTGGTAAAACAACATGCCGAAGCCCAATTGGTGGCACTCCGGGCCCAAATCAGTCCACATTTTTTGTTCAATACCCTGAATACCCTTGCTGCATTGATTGATGAAAACCCCAAAGAAGCAGAAAAAAACATCCAGCATTTGGCGGCTATTTTTCGTTATGTTCTCCAAACAGGGGGTAATACGTTTGCCACTTTAAAAGAGGAATTCACCTTGGTTGCCCACTATTTGGCACTTGAACAATCACGATTTGGGAAAGACTTAATCATTCAGACCTCCCTTCCCCAAGAAATGGAGCAAATGCTCATCCCCGCTTTTGCGCTTCAAACCCTCGTTGAAAATGCAGTAAAGCATGGTTTGGAAAAAAATAAACGTCGCGGGACCTTAACCATTATGGCAAAACAAGATAAAGAATACGCTGCGGTCATTTCTGTTTACGATTCCGGTTATGGGATTCCTATCTTGTTTGGCAGGGGCGAACAAGCGGTTTTTTCGCAACCTTTTTTTGGCACAGGTCTGAACAACGTAAAAGAACGCCTCTTGCAAATTTACCAATGCGAAAATCTCTTGACCTTCCAAAGCGATCCGGAACACGGCACAACGGCAACACTAAAAATCCCACTAAACACCTTGTAA
- a CDS encoding response regulator transcription factor, protein MLKALIIDDEAPARTRMRKLLMPYIEAGRLELCEDASDGWEALEILETQLIDLVFLDIRMPELDGFSLLERIPPDNRPIVVFTTAYDEYALRAFQTNALHYLLKPVDQLQLADSIERAEKLRKMPEKKEIDQAKISKLLDWLEVQEMTKTSPPTRKAVTETYVSQISVPHRDRLIIVPVRQIVSIEVQDNLTRLFALPDQPSSFPKLVRHIVSHTLDDLEQRLNPDEFMRVHRAAIIRLDQIKEMIGWFSGRYKLILTSNHEVIASRERSKLLKKKMMF, encoded by the coding sequence ATGCTAAAAGCCCTGATTATTGATGACGAAGCACCCGCCCGCACCCGGATGCGCAAACTATTGATGCCTTATATAGAAGCCGGAAGGCTTGAACTTTGCGAAGATGCTTCGGATGGCTGGGAGGCACTGGAAATACTGGAAACACAACTAATTGATTTAGTTTTTCTGGATATCCGAATGCCAGAATTAGATGGGTTTTCTCTCTTGGAAAGGATTCCGCCCGATAATCGCCCCATTGTGGTTTTTACCACAGCATACGATGAGTATGCCCTCCGTGCTTTTCAGACGAATGCCTTGCATTATTTATTAAAGCCAGTTGATCAACTTCAATTGGCCGACTCCATCGAACGGGCAGAGAAACTTCGTAAAATGCCAGAAAAAAAAGAGATTGACCAAGCCAAAATTTCTAAATTATTGGACTGGCTTGAGGTGCAAGAGATGACAAAAACCAGCCCACCCACACGAAAAGCCGTAACGGAAACCTATGTTTCTCAGATTTCGGTCCCTCACCGAGACCGACTCATTATTGTTCCGGTTCGTCAGATCGTTTCGATAGAAGTGCAAGACAACCTGACACGGCTTTTTGCCCTGCCAGATCAACCAAGTTCCTTTCCTAAATTGGTGCGCCATATTGTTTCGCACACTTTAGACGATCTGGAACAGCGGCTGAATCCCGATGAGTTTATGCGTGTCCACCGTGCGGCCATTATTCGTTTGGATCAGATCAAAGAAATGATTGGCTGGTTCAGTGGCCGCTACAAATTGATTTTGACCAGTAATCACGAGGTCATCGCAAGTCGTGAACGTTCCAAGCTACTGAAGAAGAAAATGATGTTCTAA
- a CDS encoding sodium-translocating pyrophosphatase: MEFLLYVPPVLGVIGLLYMAVQWNWVGKQDAGEPKMKVIADHISEGAMAFLHAEYRILGVFVLVASILLGILAMQMPETSSPLIIVAFVIGAVFSAAAGNVGMRIATRANVRTTQAARTSLSRALKVSFTGGSVMGLGVAGLAVLGLSTLFIVFYNVFMGGQMNSVTEMTRVLEVLTGFSLGAESIALFARVGGGIYTKAADVGADLVGKVEAGIPEDDPRNPATIADNVGDNVGDVAGMGADLFGSYVATVLGSMVLGNYVIRDSGVMNDGFGGIAPILLPMLIAGVGILFSIIGMWLVSVKDTDATTDTVQSALNRGNWVSLGLTAVACYGLIMWMLPAEMQMDFFGQGLMTVTNLNVFFAVVVGLVVGALISFITEYYTGLGKKPVMDIVHRSGTGAATNIIAGLATGMISTAYPIILFAGAIWSAYALAGFYGVAIAASAMMATTAMQLAIDAFGPIADNAGGIAEMSELPEEVRGRTDILDSVGNTTAAIGKGFAIASAALTALALFAAYVNVTGIDGINIFKADVLAALFVGGMIPVVFSAFAMNSVGKAAMEMVKEVRRQFREIPGIMEGTGEPEYGRCVEISTEAALREMMVPGMIAIITPLIVGFLMGAEPLGGYMAGVTVSGVLWAIFQSNAGGAWDNAKKSFEKGVEIDGHMYYKKSEPHKAAVTGDTVGDPFKDTSGPSMNILIKLSSIVALIIAPFIGMGGHGADETMEYMPDTEQEGGVPVPENTTPSPTTTTLSSLKLDSGLEMNVAADGIENKLVSFIKDANKPVDKTTWFSFDRLVFETGKSTLKPESQAQLQNIANILKAYPAVNLKIGGYTDNTGKPEANLALSGERAKNVKAELVKLGVEDARLEAEGYGQEHPVADNATEGGRAQNRRIDVRVTKK; encoded by the coding sequence ATGGAATTTCTTTTGTATGTCCCACCTGTTTTAGGCGTCATCGGCCTGCTGTATATGGCTGTTCAATGGAACTGGGTCGGCAAACAAGACGCAGGTGAACCCAAAATGAAGGTCATTGCCGATCATATTTCGGAAGGTGCAATGGCATTCCTTCATGCAGAATATCGCATTCTGGGGGTTTTTGTCTTGGTAGCCAGTATTCTGCTCGGTATCTTGGCGATGCAGATGCCAGAAACCTCGTCTCCTTTGATCATTGTGGCATTTGTCATTGGCGCAGTATTTTCGGCGGCTGCCGGGAATGTAGGGATGCGGATTGCCACCCGCGCCAATGTGCGCACAACACAAGCGGCAAGAACGTCTCTCTCTCGTGCCCTAAAGGTTTCTTTTACCGGTGGTTCCGTGATGGGACTGGGCGTGGCTGGGTTGGCCGTTCTGGGGCTAAGCACCCTTTTTATTGTTTTTTATAACGTCTTTATGGGCGGCCAAATGAACTCGGTTACGGAAATGACCCGTGTTCTGGAGGTGTTAACCGGATTTTCATTGGGTGCAGAATCCATTGCCCTTTTTGCACGTGTGGGCGGCGGTATCTATACCAAAGCGGCTGATGTTGGGGCAGACCTAGTAGGTAAAGTTGAAGCGGGCATTCCGGAGGACGATCCTCGGAACCCTGCCACGATTGCCGACAATGTGGGGGATAACGTTGGTGATGTTGCTGGCATGGGTGCGGACTTATTCGGGTCGTATGTGGCAACCGTTTTGGGTTCGATGGTGCTTGGAAACTATGTAATCCGTGATTCAGGTGTGATGAATGACGGATTTGGGGGGATTGCACCCATTTTACTCCCGATGCTGATTGCCGGGGTGGGGATTTTGTTCTCTATTATTGGGATGTGGCTCGTGAGTGTAAAAGATACCGATGCCACCACCGATACCGTACAATCGGCCTTGAATCGTGGAAACTGGGTATCTCTTGGGCTGACCGCAGTAGCCTGTTATGGCCTGATTATGTGGATGTTGCCTGCCGAAATGCAAATGGATTTCTTCGGTCAGGGGTTGATGACGGTCACAAATCTAAACGTTTTCTTTGCCGTTGTGGTTGGTTTGGTCGTGGGGGCGCTCATCTCGTTCATAACCGAGTACTATACCGGACTGGGTAAAAAGCCAGTGATGGACATTGTTCACCGTTCTGGAACAGGGGCCGCAACCAATATTATTGCGGGTCTTGCTACCGGGATGATCTCCACAGCATATCCGATTATTTTGTTTGCGGGCGCCATCTGGTCTGCTTATGCATTGGCTGGATTTTATGGTGTCGCGATTGCCGCTTCTGCCATGATGGCAACAACAGCCATGCAACTTGCCATTGATGCTTTTGGTCCGATTGCAGACAATGCGGGGGGGATCGCTGAAATGAGCGAATTACCGGAGGAAGTACGTGGAAGAACGGACATCTTGGACTCGGTTGGAAATACAACTGCGGCGATTGGTAAAGGATTTGCGATTGCATCCGCGGCGCTCACGGCATTGGCGCTTTTTGCGGCTTATGTGAATGTTACAGGGATTGACGGCATCAATATCTTTAAGGCAGATGTTTTGGCAGCACTTTTTGTGGGTGGTATGATTCCTGTAGTATTTTCTGCTTTTGCTATGAATTCCGTTGGAAAGGCAGCGATGGAAATGGTAAAGGAAGTTCGGCGTCAATTTCGCGAAATTCCCGGTATCATGGAAGGGACAGGAGAACCGGAATATGGCCGTTGCGTGGAAATCTCTACCGAAGCAGCCCTCCGCGAAATGATGGTTCCTGGCATGATTGCCATTATTACTCCTTTGATTGTGGGATTCTTGATGGGAGCAGAACCATTGGGTGGCTATATGGCTGGTGTTACGGTTTCCGGTGTTCTATGGGCTATTTTTCAATCCAATGCGGGTGGTGCTTGGGACAATGCCAAAAAGTCCTTCGAAAAAGGGGTAGAAATTGATGGCCACATGTATTATAAAAAATCGGAGCCTCATAAAGCTGCTGTTACAGGTGATACAGTGGGCGATCCATTTAAAGATACTTCCGGACCTTCCATGAATATTCTGATCAAACTTTCGTCCATTGTTGCACTCATTATTGCTCCATTTATTGGTATGGGCGGACATGGTGCAGATGAAACAATGGAGTATATGCCTGATACAGAGCAAGAAGGAGGAGTGCCTGTTCCGGAAAACACAACCCCTTCGCCAACGACAACAACACTTAGCTCCTTGAAATTGGATAGTGGCTTAGAAATGAATGTTGCTGCCGATGGAATCGAAAATAAGTTGGTTTCTTTTATTAAAGATGCCAACAAGCCTGTTGACAAAACGACTTGGTTTTCTTTCGACCGCTTGGTTTTTGAAACGGGTAAATCAACTTTGAAGCCTGAGTCGCAAGCACAACTCCAAAATATTGCCAATATTCTGAAAGCGTATCCTGCGGTAAACCTCAAAATTGGCGGCTATACCGATAATACGGGTAAACCCGAAGCCAACTTAGCCCTTTCAGGCGAACGTGCGAAAAACGTAAAAGCAGAATTGGTGAAGTTGGGCGTAGAAGATGCACGTTTGGAAGCCGAAGGCTATGGACAAGAACATCCTGTTGCAGACAATGCAACGGAGGGAGGACGCGCACAAAACCGCCGGATTGATGTCCGTGTAACCAAGAAATAA